One Carassius auratus strain Wakin chromosome 4, ASM336829v1, whole genome shotgun sequence DNA segment encodes these proteins:
- the LOC113065045 gene encoding sodium-coupled neutral amino acid transporter 2-like: MTKAPVKTKMTLLNIAPDVDSCSSNSTENTSYPDCPFIKKGMPYTDVDAESQNFLTDHQLGKKKFEAEYSPGSASFGMSVFNLGNAIMGSGILGLAYAMANTGIAMFVILLVAVAIFSLYSVHLLLKTANEGGSLVYEQLGYKAFGIPGKLAASCSITMQNFGAMASYLYIVKYEMPIVIKAFLDSTDNSWYTNGDYLVLIVSVAVILPLSLLKNLGYLGYTSGFSLLCMVFFLIVVIYKKFQIPCPLPENFINITVNVSQPQVNTTDEECCKPKYFVFNSQTVYAVPILTFAFVCHPAILPMYAELKDRSRRKMQSVANVSFLGMFIMYLLAALFGYLTFNEAVEPELLHTYSKVYSFDMVLLIVRFAVLTAVTLTVPVVLFPIRNSVNHLLCASKEFSWLRHICITVVLLVCVNILVIFVPTIRDIFGFIGASAAAMLIFILPSAFYIKLVKKESMKSIQKIGATLFLIMGIIVMFSSMGLIVADWIHNAGSSEEHTNGH; this comes from the exons ATGACCAAAGCCCCTGTAAAAACAAAGATGACTCTTTTAAACATCGCTCCGGATGTAGACAGCTGCAGTTCCAACAGCACTGAGAACACAAGTTATCCAGACTGTCCCTTCATAAAAAAGGG AATGCCGTATACAGACGTGGACGCAGAAAGCCAGAACTTTCTCACTGATCATCAATTGGGAAAAAAGAAATTTGAAGCTGAATAT AGCCCTGGTTCGGCGTCGTTTGGGATGTCTGTGTTTAACTTGGGTAATGCCATCATGGGAAGTGGAATCCTTGGACTTGCTTATGCCATGGCCAACACCGGCATCGCCATGTTTGT GATCTTGCTGGTGGCCGTGGCTATTTTCTCTCTCTACTCAGTCCATTTGCTGCTCAAAACGGCCAACGAAGGAG GTTCTCTGGTGTATGAACAGCTGGGGTACAAGGCCTTCGGGATCCCCGGAAAACTGGCAGCGTCCTGCTCTATCACCATGCAGAACTTTGGAG CTATGGCAAGCTACCTCTACATTGTGAAGTACGAGATGCCCATCGTCATTAAGGCCTTCTTGGACTCTACAGACAA CTCGTGGTACACTAATGGAGATTATCTGGTGCTGATTGTCAGTGTGGCCGTCATACTGCCGCTGTCGCTGCTTAAAAACCTGG gTTATCTGGGATACACGAGTGGTTTCTCCTTGTTGTGCATGGTGTTCTTCCTGATTGTG GTGATCTACAAGAAGTTCCAGATCCCCTGTCCGTTACCGGAGAACTTCATTAACATCACAGTGAACGTCTCTCAGCCACAGGTCAACACTACTGATGAAGAGTGCTGCAAACCCAAGTACTTCGTCTTCAACTCACAG ACTGTGTATGCAGTGCCCATCCTGACCTTTGCGTTTGTGTGCCACCCGGCGATTCTGCCCATGTACGCGGAGCTCAAAGA TCGTTCCAGAAGGAAGATGCAGAGCGTTGCAAATGTCTCGTTCCTGGGAATGTTTATCATGTATCTGTTGGCTGCTCTGTTTGGATACCTGACCTTCAACG agGCTGTTGAACCCGAGCTCCTGCACACTTACTCCAAGGTCTACAGCTTTGATATGGTGCTTCTGATCGTGCGTTTTGCCGTCCTGACCGCCGTGACACTGACGGTGCCCGTGGTTCTCTTCCCA ATCCGCAACTCCGTCAACCATCTGCTCTGCGCCTCTAAAGAGTTCAGCTGGCTGCGTCACATCTGCATCACCGTCGTTCTGCTCGTCTGCGTCAACATCCTCGTCATCTTCGTTCCCACCATCAGAGACATTTTCGGATTCATCG GTGCATCCGCTGCTGCTATGTTGATATTCATCCTTCCCTCGGCTTTCTACATCAAACTGGTGAAGAAGGAGTCCATGAAGTCTATCCAGAAGATCGGG GCGACTTTGTTCCTCATCATGGGAATCATCGTGATGTTCAGCAGCATGGGTTTGATCGTCGCAGACTGGATCCACAACGCAGGATCTTCAGAGGAGCACACCAATGGCCACTAG